The window ATGGACAACCACCCACAACTAGGCTCACGCATGATACGGTGGTGAACTTACTCATTCAGTCAACAGTTTTTGCTGTTGCGTACACTTCAGAGTTCTGCTCCCCAAGGAGTGTGGAGTCAGTTTTAAACGTTATGACAAAGTATGGAAAGTATCGATGCTAACGACGTAGTTTAAACATGCGTTCTTCCTTCTTTGAGAGAATATAAATAAACTGATGCAAATCTGTTTGCTTGTAGAATTGATTGAATCATCTAGGGAGTCTTTTAAAACCATGAATTTTCAATGAAAGGGCCAGCTGATAGGCGAAAAACTGTTTGACGAATTATCGAGTCAGTGGCTTTATCTGTGCGGAAATTTTAGCAGTATTGAAAAGGAGCCTATACTGAACACAAATCTTAACGCAACATGCAACATATTGGATTAAATGCTATTTACCAAAATATCTAAAACTTCCTATCCGAAGCCCGTGTCATTTATAACGTTTCAGTCTTGTTAACATATGCGCGTGAATGTTTTCCGTGGCACATCCTCAAGACACTCAGTGTGTCTCTGCTGAACTGGTAGGTGAGCTTCTTCTTAACTTTAAATATCTCTCCAGAACGCCTATAGTTCCTCAAAGCCCTGGACATCTTCTGGTATGTCATTAGCCTTCTGTTTCCTTTCCTCTGGCCCCAAAGTGCTGCTACCTGGTCCTTGTACTTGGAGGAAAAGCTGAAAACCCCTGTGGCCTCTGGCACCCAGGAAACACAATGGGCCATGTCTGGATCTTCCAGCatctcaaacaggaagtgaaacaatCGTACCTTTCTACCTGTAAGTCACCATGGTGATTGTGGTTAGTAGATAAAGTACAGAGGATCAGTTAATCATTCCCCCACATAAGTCATTTGTGAGATGCTTTGTTATGACTGTGCCACATAGCAGTAAATTGTAACGTTTCCAAAGTATTGGTTATCAGACAGATATGTAAAACATAGGGCCCCAAAGGTTTGGTACTGAATAGCATCATTGTGTTTTACAGTAAAGGGTTGGTCTATTATTTTAAGTGTTGTTCACTTAGTACCCGTTATCTCCAATGACAGCATGCCGATCTAGTAACCCACAAAAGGAGAACTCACCTCTCATAGCAGGTTCAGTGTGGCATGAGGACGATTTCCATTTAGACACAGAGTTTGGAGCGGACCAAAGCTCAGATAATGTGACAGTTGTTTGGTTTAATGTTGTGGTGTTAAATTTTGATTGTGTTGGTTGGAGGTCAGCTTTATCACCCTGAAATGGATAACAGATAAAGTAATCACAGAACAGATGTACAATATGAAAATCAttaaacaacatttcatgttgtCCCCCACATAAATTGCAGTTAAATGAAGTATAACCCTACCTACAGTTACCTCATATGTCAAGTGCTCGCAACCTGATTCACTTCCATTACGTTCCTTCACAGGCAGAGGTGTGGGCAAAACACAGTTCTCTTCCACTGCAATTTAACATGAACATTTGACATTGGGTTTGTACACTGTCATTTTATCTGAATCCTATAAATTAACTTTGGATAGGACCAACCTCTTTCACTACCGACTCCAGTGTTCTGCCTGTAGTACTCTTCCAGAAACTCGAAGATAACCTCCAAATCGGTCTGATTTTCCTGGAAAGAGTTCTGGTAAAGATGCAATAATGACCAGCAAACCCACTAATACTCTCCACAGTTTTGTTGTAAGGATTGATCTGTTTGCATTGATCTCGGCAATAGTTGGTTATGCTGTCATATTTACCATAATTGTCTGGTGTACAGTAGAGGGTAAGATGGTTTCAGAACTTATCCAACGCCAGCCAGCTATGGCACAAAGCTGTTTCTGAAGTAAAGGACAGACTAACACTAAGACATTCAACCTTTTTATAATACCACCCTGATATGAGAACCAGAAGGGTTCCCTTACGTATTGCCAAGCCATTTGTTCCCCTCTATGAACCCCCAACACAAGAACAATGTCCTCCACTGCCATAAACCTGCCCAGACATCCAGCAAACTCCCAGGTCTGACCACATCCTCTCCACTGGGCAAGATAAGAGTAGATGGACTGCTACACTTAATTGACACTTTCTGAGAAAAACATTTTTCTTTGGCTTTGCCTCTCAACGTCATGGATGCATTGTAGGCTTTTTTGTCTGTCATCAAATTAATCAACATGGTTTAGTTCTttaaaacaatttttttttttaaataaaatattttaccAATTAATTGTTTTGCAGCTAAAAGTATAATAGTACCACACAATTGTTTTgaatttttttattgaaatgtaaATTGCAGAAATACTGTCATTATTAgctattttgaaaaaaaaaaaaaaacattttgcttTTTACTGTATCTACACACATTGCTTGTGACTAGTCCACAACTCTTCTAGATGAAGGTAAGTATGAGTGGACTGGATGTTAAAAATTTCACAGTAAATCATTTGCATTACCATGACTTACAAAACAATTACTCAGGGTGAGAAAGCCAACATTAGGCTCCCATAAAAAGCTCAAATTGTTGTTTACAAAGTgtctcaaatgttttttttctccacagtGCTTGAGGTTTACACCTTGGTGACACTGGGTGACAAGAAGCCAGTGCCGAGATCACAGTCTGCCTGGTGGGGGAAGTGTCCGTACCCGCTGGGCCACTCAGGTGCTACAGAACCGGGATAGTAGCCCTGCTCAAGTGGGGCATGttgctgctggtggtggtggtggtgatggaggtgcaTGTCTCGTCCAAGGTGCCCAGAGGGAtgtccagaggtgtgtgtgtttccaagcCTTTGGAGGATCATAGGATTGAACTGGTAAGTGAGTTTGCGCCGCACTTTCACGATCTCGCCGGTGCGACTATAGTTGCGTAGTGCCCGTGCCATCTTCTGATAGGTCATAGTCTTGCGGTTGCCCTTGCGCTGTCCCCAGCACTCTGCTAGCTTCTCCTTGTTCTTGGAGATGAAGTGGAAGGTTCCACTGCCATGATCGGTCCACTGGATGGAGTCCAACATGTTGGTGTCATGAAGTGCTTCATGTAGGTATTCATAAAGACGGAGCTTTTTACGACCTGGTAAAGTGTGGATCTGAGCTTACTATTAATGTAAACATACTGTAGGTACTGTACATGAAAATAAAAGGACAATTCTGCATCATTTCAATTAGATTTCAAGTATTTTTTGCACAAATTAGTAAGAGGTATGAAGATAGCCTGCTTACCTTTCCCAGTTCTCAGTGGGGGCAAGATGGAGTACATCTGTGCAGACTCTCCCATCACAGAGGGACTCAGCGAAACATCGGGGACTACGTGAGTCAGATGGTTCACATCCATGTGATACTGTAGGACACACAAACTTTCCTTTAAACAGCATTGCACACTTCACAAGTGGTCACATTTGTAGAAGTGTGCACTTTTCTCAATACTTACAGTTGTCTCATACCAGTCATAATGTAAGTCAGAGGAATGTGTGATTGGGTATCCGGTGATGCTCTGCCGCATAGGAGACTGCGACGCCTCGTAGTACTTAAACTCTAAATAGAAAGAAATATTTTGCTTAAGTTTGTCATTTGTAATTTAAAGatcaaattacatttagtctacactatactgtgtactgtgtaacacaaataatatacaattgAGTATGGTAATTCAGGTTTCAAGTACACATTCCCAAATCAGATGATAAATTACTGTGTGcgtataataatataatattagTAGTAAttgttatgttttattttatctCGTCTTAATTTGTTCAggcaaaatgtgtttgtttttccaaTGATGACCAAAGAACAGCCACAACATTTTGTAGAAAATACTGTATTAAATTTGAGTGTAAATGTACCTGGATCATCATATGGATTACTGGAGTGCCTTTGAATCACATCAATTGCATCCTGGAAGTGTTGGTTGATGTCGTTGTCCAAAGAGCTCTAGGAGTGCATAATAGTTTGAATTTAAGTAAATGAACTTAAATTTACTTAATTTCAGAAACCATACTGTAAAGCCCTAAAACGTGATACATTTTTTACCTCCACTTACATACATGTTGTTAATACTATTTGTCAATATGAATAATTGCAAATATTTACATATTTAAGTTATATTCTTGTGCTGAAAATAAGATGTATTATTCTTCTAAGAAATCAACATGCATCATTAAACTTCGTATCGTAAAAATCGTATCCGCACAACTCACCATCTTATGCATCACAATGCCTGTGAAGGCTTTTGCTGACCGGCTTTGGATTTGATGCACTTGCACCTGAGAATGGGCGCTGTTTGGTGCAGGTGTGCAGTACCTGGACAGGTATATATAGAGCAACCCACCAATATTCACCGTTTCGACAAACAATTGGATAAGGGTAATTGGATCAGATAAAGGTTGGGTGTTTTAAATGTGTCAACGTCACCTCTACAGTCAATGTCGAGTAACACTTCTCTTTTTGGAAGAAGAGATTAGGTagaccatccctctctcacatttTTTGAAAGGAAAAAAACTCACATCCAGGAATATTATTTACCAGTCTTCATATTTGCATCTCTGGTAGATAGTCATCTTGTGCACTGAGCAATGGTTGAAATCTGAGCCTGTTGATTTCCAGAGATACTTTATTTTCCATATCAATTAAATGACTTAACATTTGCATGTATCTGCTTAGCCTACACTTAAGCCAGCAACTATAAATGGCAGATTTATGTCATATTTAATGTCAGATAAATGACATATTTCTTCCATTTTATATTTTCCATTTTTCCTGCCCAGTTTTTGAGAGTATGCACAAGTTGCATTTAGTGTATCTTTAGCCATTAGAAAGGTTCATGTCTCATTGTGACAATTGTTACGTAGATGTTTGTTGTCCACCATACAAACTCCTCCCTCATCAAATAAGCATAGCCTTTTTGAGAAGTTATTTTATTACATGCTGCCTACATAGTTTTAAATATCAACTGACTGGCTCTTGAAGTTCCCCTTTCACGTGTTAGTAAATGCCACGGGGGTCATAGATAGATAGGTAGATCATATCATGAACAAAATTAAATAAAGATGCACAGATTTCAGAAAGTTTAATGATAAATTGATGTGTAAAGAAATGGAATAACTGTTAAAGCAAAATGTTGAGTAACAGGTTTAATGGCAAACTGTTTCTAgcagtgtatatgtgagtgtgtgtgtgtgtgtatgtgagtgtgtgtgtttgttcttccTGTAAGTGCTGCACACTGATAAAGCTTGGACTGATTGAAGGAAAGGGACCACAAAACCTtgcctttctccttttcttacTTTTTTCCCATTTGAACATTACACACAGTGAATTTTCTGTCACGGGACCATCGTAAATTATCAACAACTGCTTCTAGCCGACTAGCTCATTCTGTTTTGTTCTAATGTATATACTCTAAATGCGAAATCTCTAAACTCTAAAACTTATAGGGTTCCATTTGTGATTATAATGATGATAATGAACAAACCATATTTATAcaaaacatttctgtgtatGTATTTGACTCAAACTAGTTGGAGAataacagtgtgtttgtgtctgtgtgcatgagaaagaaagtgaaaagGCGAGGGGAGAGGCAGAATATTTCTGTCAAGGTGTTTACACGTTGTGGTAAAGCAGGCGTGAgagctctttatctctctgaacaaaagaaacattttccttccctttctctgtcctctgtTTTCAATGGCTCTATTTATACCGACACCAGTGAGGGAAGGGCAATGTAACCGCAACATGGTCAACATCTATTTAACTTCTTTATTTACTGGCAATCAAAGAAAATCAAGAAGTTTAAAAGCCACTGACAGATAAGCATATCAAGGGAAACAAATGCATGGCAGTATAGTTGTTAAATCCATTTAAATGAGATCATGCTATGGTTAGGggttgcattttacatttatttttaatttttatatatatatttttttttaaatgtagtcAGTTAAATGTACATGACCACTGAACCCACTTTGTCAAAAAAGACAACTATATCTCACATCTTTATAgtaaaatgcatttgaatgATTTCCTAAATAAAACCTCATCATACAGCAATTTATTTGGATTTGTATCTGGACTGTGGCcattggatctgtgtgtgtggtcagatggctgagcggttagggaatcaggctattaatcagaaggttgccggtttgattcctggccatgcctattgaagttgtgtccttgggcaaggaacttcaccctactttcctcgggggaatgtccctgtaatgactttaagtcgctctggataagagcgtctgctaaatgactaaatgtaaatgtaaatacatagaACAGGACATTGACAAAGATTGCCGAAAGGAGACTAAAGCAACAGGGGGCAGTGTAGCATCACAAATTGCATGcattctgtgttgtgtgttataTTACTAATGGAGAGGAGAGCCAAATAAAACAAACCAAGATGAAGACTTTAAAATTCTTAATTTATATATGTAATTTAGATTTCCTGGTTTACCACTGTGAATCTACATAGAAACAAAAGGCATTTCCGCCAACCTGCTCCAAATCTCATGACGTGAACTGAGGTAGCTCAAGAAGCGGATGAAAGATCTAAACCAATGTCCATTATACTACATAGATACAAAGAAAATCATTTCATTAAATCTCGTATTTAGTTTAAGGATGTGGAAAAGTTTGGAATTTATTTTTAAAGACCAGTAAGTGTGGCTCATGGGGTAGCTACTTTCTGCAGTAGACCATTGCTCCATAAGCCGCCACTCCAACAATGGCCACCAGGGCGGCACCCCCACACAATAACACAGGCATGTCAGTGTGGGAACTGGTTAGAGAAGCCTCAGGCTGTGTCTTCTCCTGGACCTCTGTAATGGTGGGCTCCGCAGCATTGGGGAGGGTGCCAGTAGACTCGCAGTGAGCGTCAGTCTGGCTCTCCAGTTGCGGTTGTggtaggacagggggagggtggagctcTTGCATAGAATATAACTGCTCTGCTACCTCAGCGGcagtggggatggaggggacaggggtggAAGTAGCGGAGGGCGGCTCCAGCTTGACAACTGGCATGGCCATAGGTGGGGTTACATGGGTGACATGTGCCAGGTGCTGAAACGGGTCTTCCATTGACATCAGGAGCTCCACAGTCTCTGGGCCCCGCAAGCCTTGGTCGGCTGGAGCACGAGGGTGGGCGGAGCTTGTCTCCCCCCTGAGCTCAGccagctccctctcccctcccagcaTGCTCAACATACTACTCTgcatctcttcctcatcctcctccagggtgccctcctcctcatcctccacccccaggtcttcctcctccagcagctcagCCTCTTCCCGCTCCAGGTGCACCATGTCGGAGACGGAGGAGTGGTTCTCGCTGCGTTCTTCAGGAAGGATCATCCCGTCACTGCTGTCCAGGCTCTTGGTGTCCTCGCGATCCATGTCGCCCATGGTGGACCAAGACTCAGCCAGCAAGCTCTCGCTTTGCCAGGGTCCGGACGCTGCACTCTCTGTTTGGGTGACAGGCAGGGTGGCTGGGCTCAACCAATCAGGGTTGGGCTTTCCAGACAGGGAACTGACCTCATCACCATCTCCCCTTCTGGACTCAACTGGGGCCTTGCCCTCCAGACTGAAAACTGGGGTCTAACAAAGGGGGGAAAGCAATGCATTAACATGGATATCTATGAATACACATGACTAAATCCAACTAAGCAGCTTTGAAAAGCTGTCTGTCGTGGTGTGACATGGTTGTGGTTACTGTAAAAGAAATTGTTATGTCCTTTATCTGACCATAACCAGATAAAGTCTGAATGGAAAAAGTTGGACTCTTGTTCTGCCCTGCGCTGCATGCTCATGTCTATGTATAGCCTTGTCCCCACATTTCTGACTATGTATAGGCACTATATATGCCTCCGTCTGTCACCAAAGAGTGGAAGCTATTTCAGAGATTTCACATGACGTGAGGATTGGTCAAGAGGTGGGATATAGAGGGGAAGTGATGAGGATGTTTGAAATACCAGATTTGTGGAGTGGAGAATGGATGACTACTCAgcttttctacacacacacaggactcttCTTATCTCATAATATAATTAGTAATATACTTTACAGATCAGATTGTTGTGTTTTGTGATTTTAAGGGAGAAAATCTAGGGGAAGTGAGGCTGTGCAAGTGGGTGGGTTCTGGCATCAATATAATTTCTTCAATTTCTTCCATAAAGCacatattatcattattattttttttttaaaatgcTTCTTActattttacagtttttttgttgtttttttgcaaaCAGTTTACCTCCTGAACAATCTGACTAATCCCCCAGCACACACGTGGGAGGTTATCACATCTAATCCCAGCCCAGGCAcacaatcaaaaactgagatcAAGAGGAAAGGGTTGTGTTAAAACACTACCCTTGTTTATTAAACACTACAGCAATAGTACCTACCCACTAATGACAACAAGCTCATTGAAAGAAACTAAAATCTAACAATTAAGTTAGATGGGACCTAAAACGTGCTTTAAAACAAACTCACGTCTGTCGCAATAGTAGATTATACAAAGAATATCCTAGTGTTGTAAAGTAGTATTGTAGAGCCCAAATCCTCCTCCTATCAGTTATGTAACATGGCTCTAACATGGCTCTACATCTGGAACATGTTAATGATTCCAATTTCTCAATAATTAATCAACTATCTACAGTGAGTCTCCACTGTACTACACAGTGACATGTGTAATAGAAAAAAATGGTGAACTCTTCTACAATAAACATTGCATGACAAATTAGAGCCTGCTTGATTTATTTAGCCTGCTGACACTAAATTTGGGAATGTTGTTTGTGATGATTATCACATATGCTGTTTGCTGGACATGCTGCTATTAAGATGTGAAGTCACTCTACCGGTTCAAAAGCCAATCAACCTTTTACCACTTCCTATAATCCTAAATCTACTGATTAGTCTGTGTAAGTAATAGGATTCTCATTCATCCTAATTTACCAATGACAGAGGACTTTGACCCTAACTACATACCAAGGTGAATAGATCCAGTAAAATTGGAGTCTTGCACATTTGCCTGATAGTATCAGTCAGGAAAGGCAGTGATGTCATAGGTTCAGAGCCAATCAGATCTCGGTGAAGGTCATAGTGAATGTCACTACACAGGAAGTAATTAATAACTACTTATTTAAACCAGAGACAGATCAGAT of the Osmerus mordax isolate fOsmMor3 chromosome 17, fOsmMor3.pri, whole genome shotgun sequence genome contains:
- the spic gene encoding transcription factor Spi-C isoform X2, with the translated sequence MHKMSSLDNDINQHFQDAIDVIQRHSSNPYDDPEFKYYEASQSPMRQSITGYPITHSSDLHYDWYETTYHMDVNHLTHVVPDVSLSPSVMGESAQMYSILPPLRTGKALHDTNMLDSIQWTDHGSGTFHFISKNKEKLAECWGQRKGNRKTMTYQKMARALRNYSRTGEIVKVRRKLTYQFNPMILQRLGNTHTSGHPSGHLGRDMHLHHHHHHQQQHAPLEQGYYPGSVAPEWPSGYGHFPHQADCDLGTGFLSPSVTKV
- the si:ch211-214j24.14 gene encoding bcl-2-like protein 13 is translated as MTSLPFLTDTIRQMCKTPILLDLFTLTPVFSLEGKAPVESRRGDGDEVSSLSGKPNPDWLSPATLPVTQTESAASGPWQSESLLAESWSTMGDMDREDTKSLDSSDGMILPEERSENHSSVSDMVHLEREEAELLEEEDLGVEDEEEGTLEEDEEEMQSSMLSMLGGERELAELRGETSSAHPRAPADQGLRGPETVELLMSMEDPFQHLAHVTHVTPPMAMPVVKLEPPSATSTPVPSIPTAAEVAEQLYSMQELHPPPVLPQPQLESQTDAHCESTGTLPNAAEPTITEVQEKTQPEASLTSSHTDMPVLLCGGAALVAIVGVAAYGAMVYCRK
- the spi2 gene encoding transcription factor PU.1 produces the protein MAWQYNSFQENQTDLEVIFEFLEEYYRQNTGVGSERVEENCVLPTPLPVKERNGSESGCEHLTYEGDKADLQPTQSKFNTTTLNQTTVTLSELWSAPNSVSKWKSSSCHTEPAMRGRKVRLFHFLFEMLEDPDMAHCVSWVPEATGVFSFSSKYKDQVAALWGQRKGNRRLMTYQKMSRALRNYRRSGEIFKVKKKLTYQFSRDTLSVLRMCHGKHSRAYVNKTETL
- the spic gene encoding transcription factor Spi-C isoform X1: MHKMSSLDNDINQHFQDAIDVIQRHSSNPYDDPEFKYYEASQSPMRQSITGYPITHSSDLHYDWYETTYHMDVNHLTHVVPDVSLSPSVMGESAQMYSILPPLRTGKGRKKLRLYEYLHEALHDTNMLDSIQWTDHGSGTFHFISKNKEKLAECWGQRKGNRKTMTYQKMARALRNYSRTGEIVKVRRKLTYQFNPMILQRLGNTHTSGHPSGHLGRDMHLHHHHHHQQQHAPLEQGYYPGSVAPEWPSGYGHFPHQADCDLGTGFLSPSVTKV